One genomic segment of Vibrio sp. SCSIO 43136 includes these proteins:
- the uspB gene encoding universal stress protein UspB — translation MISGDTILFTLLLVTTVNMARYLTALRSLIYIMREAHPLLYQQVDGGGFFTAHGNMAKQVRLFHYLKSREYLHHHDEVFTGKCMKVRELFVLSTSLLGVTVLGAILL, via the coding sequence ATGATCAGTGGAGACACTATACTATTTACGTTGCTCTTGGTGACAACAGTGAACATGGCACGCTATTTAACGGCACTGCGGTCACTGATATACATCATGCGTGAAGCCCATCCCCTTCTTTATCAACAGGTGGATGGGGGCGGATTTTTTACCGCCCACGGCAACATGGCCAAACAAGTCAGATTGTTTCATTATCTGAAGAGCCGTGAGTATCTTCACCATCATGACGAAGTCTTTACCGGTAAGTGTATGAAAGTTAGGGAGCTATTTGTGCTCTCAACCTCTTTACTCGGTGTGACTGTGTTAGGCGCTATACTGCTGTAG
- the ftnA gene encoding non-heme ferritin, which translates to MLAQAMVEQLNEQINLEFFSSNLYLQMSAWCEDKGFEGAAEFLRAHATEEMEHMQRLFTYVSETGSMPILGAIEAPQHEFASLGDVFRETYQHEQMITEKINKLAHVAFSTQDYSTFNFLQWYVAEQHEEEKLFKGILDKLELVGEDGKALFFIDKDLAEMAKAGSSSIMDAPAE; encoded by the coding sequence ATGCTAGCCCAAGCAATGGTTGAACAACTAAATGAGCAAATTAATCTGGAATTCTTCTCATCCAATCTATACTTACAAATGAGTGCTTGGTGTGAAGATAAAGGTTTTGAAGGCGCAGCCGAATTTTTGCGTGCCCATGCAACGGAAGAAATGGAGCACATGCAGCGACTTTTCACCTATGTGAGCGAAACAGGTTCAATGCCGATTCTTGGTGCAATTGAAGCTCCTCAGCACGAGTTTGCAAGCCTTGGTGATGTATTCCGTGAAACTTACCAACACGAGCAAATGATTACTGAGAAAATCAATAAGCTAGCTCACGTCGCATTCTCTACTCAAGACTACTCGACATTCAATTTCCTACAGTGGTACGTGGCTGAACAGCACGAGGAAGAGAAATTGTTTAAAGGGATTTTAGACAAGCTAGAGTTGGTTGGTGAAGATGGTAAGGCACTATTCTTCATTGATAAAGACCTAGCAGAGATGGCGAAAGCAGGTTCATCTTCAATCATGGACGCGCCGGCAGAGTAA
- a CDS encoding universal stress protein — MSYQHILVAIDLSEDSKILIDKAVSLAKPLDAAVSFIHIDVNYAELYTGLIDINLAETQHQNIETSQKQLQALADHAEYPIKHTLVGSGDLSGELQQAIKELEVDMLVCGHHQDFWSKLLSSTRQLINSSPVDLLVVPLKED; from the coding sequence ATGAGCTACCAACACATCTTAGTCGCCATCGACTTATCTGAAGACAGTAAGATTTTGATCGATAAAGCCGTCAGCTTGGCAAAGCCACTCGACGCTGCGGTCTCTTTCATCCATATTGACGTGAATTATGCCGAGCTCTATACCGGACTGATTGATATCAACCTTGCGGAAACCCAACACCAGAACATAGAAACGTCACAAAAGCAGCTACAAGCACTGGCCGACCATGCTGAGTATCCAATCAAACATACGCTAGTTGGCAGTGGTGATTTAAGTGGCGAGCTGCAACAAGCAATCAAAGAGCTGGAAGTGGATATGTTAGTGTGTGGTCATCACCAAGACTTCTGGAGCAAGCTATTATCGAGCACACGACAATTGATCAATAGTTCTCCGGTCGATTTATTAGTGGTGCCGCTTAAGGAAGATTAA
- a CDS encoding class I SAM-dependent methyltransferase, which translates to MQIQLICENPHQHATLDALAERWQLSHDESSLFGLVLTEQQLELRKLDEPKLGAIFVDLVGGAAGHRRKFGGGKGQAIAKAAGLNKGATPTVLDGTAGLGRDAFVLASLGCKVQMIERNPVVAALLDDGLERAKQDPEIGAWVGQRMSLLHASSLNALESLSEQQGFERPDVVYLDPMYPHPENKKKSALVKKEMRVFQSLVGADTDADGLLSPALKLATKRVVVKRPDYAQWLDGEKPTMAIETKKNRFDVYVNASMTE; encoded by the coding sequence GTGCAAATCCAACTTATTTGCGAAAACCCACACCAACATGCGACTCTTGATGCATTGGCCGAGCGTTGGCAACTAAGCCACGACGAAAGCTCACTGTTTGGCTTAGTGCTGACTGAGCAGCAGTTGGAGTTACGTAAGTTGGATGAACCAAAGCTCGGGGCGATTTTTGTCGACTTAGTGGGTGGTGCGGCGGGGCATCGGCGCAAATTTGGTGGCGGCAAAGGCCAAGCGATTGCCAAAGCTGCGGGCTTGAACAAAGGGGCGACACCGACAGTACTTGATGGCACAGCAGGGCTTGGCCGTGATGCGTTTGTTTTGGCGTCTTTAGGTTGTAAAGTGCAGATGATTGAGCGTAACCCTGTGGTGGCGGCGCTACTAGATGATGGCTTAGAGCGTGCCAAGCAAGATCCAGAAATTGGCGCTTGGGTAGGGCAACGCATGTCACTGCTGCACGCAAGCAGTTTGAATGCGCTGGAGTCGCTTTCAGAGCAGCAAGGATTTGAACGCCCTGACGTGGTGTATCTTGATCCAATGTACCCGCACCCAGAAAACAAAAAGAAATCAGCCTTGGTGAAAAAGGAGATGCGTGTTTTCCAATCTTTGGTCGGCGCAGATACTGATGCCGATGGCTTGCTAAGTCCAGCGCTTAAGCTTGCGACTAAACGCGTCGTGGTAAAACGTCCTGACTATGCACAATGGCTCGATGGTGAGAAACCCACTATGGCTATCGAAACCAAAAAGAATCGTTTTGACGTTTACGTCAACGCCTCCATGACCGAATAG
- the asnC gene encoding transcriptional regulator AsnC → MQTTQPRLDDLDKAILKALMNDARTPYAEMAKQFNVSPATIHVRIEKMKSADIIEGTEVIVNTKKLGYDVCCFIGINLNAARDYHSALEKLNALDEVVEAYYTTGAYNIFVKLMCRSIEELQFVLIDKLQAIDEVQSTETLISLQNPINRNVNP, encoded by the coding sequence ATGCAGACCACTCAACCTCGCCTAGACGACCTAGACAAAGCTATTCTTAAAGCCTTAATGAACGATGCGCGAACACCCTATGCGGAGATGGCTAAGCAGTTCAATGTCAGTCCTGCCACCATTCACGTGCGAATCGAGAAGATGAAATCGGCCGATATCATTGAAGGCACGGAAGTTATAGTGAATACCAAGAAGCTTGGCTATGACGTGTGCTGTTTTATCGGCATCAATTTGAATGCGGCGAGGGATTATCACTCGGCACTGGAAAAGCTCAATGCCTTGGATGAAGTCGTTGAGGCTTACTACACCACGGGCGCTTACAATATTTTTGTCAAACTGATGTGCCGCTCGATTGAAGAGTTGCAATTTGTGCTGATTGATAAGCTGCAGGCGATTGATGAAGTACAATCAACGGAGACGTTGATTTCATTGCAGAATCCGATTAATCGGAATGTGAATCCTTAA
- the prlC gene encoding oligopeptidase A, protein MSNPLLTITDLPSFSQIKPEHVHPAIEAIINDCRAMVEKVTQPDVTPSWESVCAPLAEIDDKLSRAWSPVSHLNSVMNSDELREAYESCLPMLSEYGTWVGQHKALYEAYKTIKASDEFATLSQAQKKTITDALRDFELSGIGLAASEQKRYGEISKRMSELGSTFSNNVLDATMGWTKHITDQAQLAGLPESAMAAAKAAAEAKELDGWLLTLEMPSYIPVMTYADSQELRKEMYEAYVTRASDRGPNAGKWDNTELIAEKLKLRHEIARLLGFANYSEKSLATKMAQEPQQVLGFLNDLATKAKPQGEREVEELRKFAQAEHGVSELNLWDIGYYSEKQKQQLFKFSDEELRPYFPESTVVSGLFEVLKRVFGMSVQERNDVDVWHESVRFFDIFDANNTLRGSFYLDLYAREHKRGGAWMDECRVRRTTESGELQTPVAYLTCNFNKPVGDKPALFTHDEVVTLFHETGHGIHHMLTQIDVPSVSGINGVPWDAVELPSQFLENWCWEEEALSFISGHYESGEALPKEMLDKMLAAKNFQSAMSILRQLEFGLFDFTLHTDYDPEVGAKVLETLTEVKSKVAVLPSIEWNRFSHSFGHIFAGGYAAGYYSYLWAEVLSSDAFSRFEEEGIFNQDTGKSFLNNILEMGGSEEPMELFKRFRGREPQIDALLRHSGISV, encoded by the coding sequence ATGTCTAACCCTCTACTTACTATCACTGACTTACCGTCGTTCTCACAGATCAAACCTGAACACGTACACCCAGCGATTGAAGCCATCATTAACGATTGCCGAGCTATGGTAGAGAAAGTGACTCAGCCAGATGTCACTCCTAGCTGGGAGAGTGTCTGTGCACCACTGGCAGAAATTGATGACAAGCTCAGCCGAGCATGGTCGCCTGTGAGCCACCTAAACTCGGTGATGAACAGTGATGAGCTGCGTGAAGCGTACGAAAGCTGCTTGCCGATGCTATCTGAATACGGCACTTGGGTCGGTCAGCATAAAGCGCTTTACGAGGCATACAAGACCATCAAGGCTTCCGATGAGTTTGCCACGCTTTCTCAAGCGCAAAAGAAAACCATCACCGACGCACTGCGTGATTTTGAACTTTCGGGCATTGGCCTCGCTGCGAGTGAACAAAAGCGCTATGGCGAAATCAGTAAGCGTATGTCTGAGCTAGGCTCAACGTTTTCTAATAATGTACTTGATGCCACTATGGGCTGGACCAAGCATATTACCGACCAAGCACAACTTGCTGGCCTGCCAGAATCTGCCATGGCCGCCGCTAAAGCTGCTGCTGAAGCTAAAGAGCTCGATGGTTGGCTGCTTACCCTAGAAATGCCGTCTTACATCCCAGTGATGACATACGCAGACAGCCAAGAGTTGCGTAAAGAGATGTACGAAGCGTACGTGACCCGCGCCTCTGATCGTGGTCCAAATGCAGGTAAGTGGGATAACACCGAGCTTATCGCTGAAAAACTTAAACTGCGTCATGAAATTGCTCGTCTGTTAGGCTTTGCTAACTACAGTGAGAAATCTCTAGCCACTAAGATGGCGCAAGAGCCGCAACAGGTTTTAGGTTTCTTGAACGATCTCGCGACTAAAGCTAAGCCGCAAGGCGAGCGCGAGGTAGAAGAGCTGCGCAAATTTGCTCAAGCTGAACATGGCGTGAGCGAGTTGAACCTGTGGGACATCGGTTACTACAGCGAGAAGCAGAAACAGCAGCTATTCAAATTCTCTGATGAAGAGCTACGCCCTTATTTCCCGGAAAGTACCGTGGTATCTGGCCTATTTGAGGTCCTTAAGCGTGTATTTGGTATGTCAGTACAAGAGCGTAATGACGTGGATGTGTGGCATGAGTCGGTACGTTTCTTCGATATTTTTGATGCCAATAACACTCTACGTGGCAGCTTTTACCTAGACCTATACGCTCGCGAACATAAACGTGGCGGCGCATGGATGGATGAGTGTCGAGTTCGTCGCACTACCGAATCAGGTGAGCTGCAAACGCCTGTGGCGTACCTGACTTGTAACTTCAACAAGCCTGTTGGGGATAAGCCTGCTCTATTTACCCACGATGAAGTTGTAACGCTTTTCCACGAAACTGGCCACGGTATCCACCACATGCTTACCCAAATCGATGTTCCGTCGGTGTCGGGCATTAATGGCGTGCCATGGGATGCGGTTGAGCTGCCAAGTCAGTTTTTAGAAAACTGGTGTTGGGAAGAAGAGGCGTTGAGCTTTATTTCAGGCCACTATGAGAGCGGTGAAGCTCTGCCAAAAGAGATGCTAGATAAAATGCTAGCGGCGAAGAATTTCCAATCGGCGATGTCTATTTTGCGCCAGCTTGAGTTCGGACTGTTTGATTTCACTCTACACACTGATTACGACCCAGAAGTGGGCGCAAAAGTGCTCGAAACCTTAACAGAAGTGAAGTCGAAAGTTGCAGTACTACCAAGTATTGAATGGAACCGCTTCTCTCACAGTTTCGGCCACATCTTTGCTGGTGGTTATGCTGCGGGTTACTACAGCTATCTTTGGGCTGAGGTACTCTCTTCAGACGCATTTTCACGCTTTGAAGAAGAAGGCATCTTTAACCAAGACACTGGTAAGAGCTTCCTAAACAACATCCTAGAAATGGGCGGCAGCGAAGAGCCAATGGAGCTATTCAAGCGTTTCCGAGGCCGTGAGCCACAGATTGATGCGTTGCTGCGTCACTCAGGAATCAGCGTTTAA
- a CDS encoding 23S rRNA (adenine(2030)-N(6))-methyltransferase RlmJ, with product MLSYRHSFHAGNHADVVKHIVQSLILNALGQKDKPYVYHDTHSGVGRYDLTHEWSEKTGEYKQGIARVWAQNDIPQDIQSYLAAIETLNEGKELRYYPGSPRVARAHLRKQDRMVLTELHPSDHPLLEQEFHRDRQVKIYKEDGFQRLKASLPPKERRGLVLIDPPYELAKEYRDVVRAIAQSHKRWATGIYAIWYPVVNRHDIDDMLQGLEKLGIRKILQIELGVSPDTNERGMTASGMIVINPPWKLEQQMSTILPFLKEAIAPATGHFKVEWIVPE from the coding sequence GTGCTTAGTTACCGACACAGTTTCCATGCTGGCAACCACGCAGATGTGGTGAAGCATATTGTTCAATCCCTGATCCTCAATGCACTTGGGCAAAAAGATAAGCCGTATGTTTACCATGACACCCACTCAGGTGTTGGCCGCTACGACCTGACCCATGAGTGGTCAGAAAAAACAGGGGAATACAAACAGGGCATCGCTCGTGTTTGGGCACAAAACGATATTCCACAGGACATACAAAGCTACCTTGCGGCAATTGAGACTCTTAATGAAGGCAAGGAGCTGCGCTACTACCCAGGCTCTCCTCGTGTTGCTCGTGCTCACCTACGCAAGCAAGACCGCATGGTTCTGACCGAACTGCACCCAAGCGATCATCCTTTGCTTGAGCAAGAGTTTCACCGTGACCGCCAAGTTAAGATCTACAAAGAAGATGGTTTCCAACGCCTCAAAGCGAGCTTGCCTCCTAAAGAGCGCCGCGGTCTAGTGCTGATTGACCCACCTTATGAGCTAGCAAAAGAGTACCGAGATGTGGTGCGTGCGATCGCACAAAGCCATAAACGCTGGGCCACAGGTATATATGCTATCTGGTACCCAGTGGTCAATCGCCACGACATCGACGACATGTTGCAAGGATTAGAAAAGCTGGGTATTCGCAAAATTCTTCAAATCGAGCTCGGTGTATCGCCAGATACCAATGAGCGTGGTATGACCGCATCAGGCATGATTGTGATTAACCCGCCATGGAAGCTTGAGCAGCAAATGAGTACCATCTTGCCGTTCTTGAAAGAAGCAATTGCACCAGCCACCGGTCACTTTAAGGTGGAATGGATCGTTCCGGAATAA
- the gorA gene encoding glutathione-disulfide reductase, with protein MSNHFDYICIGGGSGGIASANRAAMHGAKVALIEAQDLGGTCVNVGCVPKKVMWHGAQIAEAMHLYAKDYGFDVDVKGFDWGKLVESRQAYIGRIHQAYDRVLGNNKINVIKGFAKFVDANTVEVNGEHYTADHILIAVGGRPTIPNIPGAEYGIDSNGFFELNEQPKRVAVIGAGYIAVEIAGVLHALGTETHLFCRKESPLRSFDPLIIETLVEVMNTEGPTLHTHSVPKEVVKEADGSLTLHLENGESQNVDTLIWAIGRHPATDAINLAATGVETNDKGYIKVDEFQQTNVEGIYCVGDIMEGGIELTPVAVKAGRQLSERLFNGQTNAKMDYKLVPTVVFSHPPIGTIGLTEPEAIAQYGEENVKVYKSGFTAMYTAVTSNRQPCKMKLVCAGPEETVVGLHGIGFTVDEMIQGFGVAMKMGATKADFDSVVAIHPTGSEEFVTMR; from the coding sequence ATGTCTAATCATTTTGATTACATTTGTATCGGCGGCGGTAGCGGCGGTATTGCATCAGCAAACCGTGCAGCAATGCATGGCGCTAAAGTGGCATTGATTGAAGCGCAAGACCTTGGCGGTACTTGTGTAAACGTAGGTTGTGTACCTAAGAAAGTGATGTGGCACGGCGCTCAAATTGCTGAAGCGATGCACCTATACGCCAAAGACTACGGCTTTGATGTCGATGTAAAAGGCTTTGATTGGGGCAAGCTGGTTGAAAGCCGTCAAGCATACATTGGTCGAATCCACCAAGCGTATGACCGAGTACTTGGCAACAACAAGATCAACGTGATTAAAGGCTTTGCTAAGTTTGTCGATGCCAACACAGTTGAAGTTAATGGTGAACACTACACCGCTGACCACATTCTTATTGCTGTTGGTGGTCGTCCAACCATCCCAAATATTCCGGGTGCCGAGTACGGTATCGATTCAAACGGTTTCTTTGAGCTAAACGAGCAACCTAAGCGTGTTGCTGTCATTGGTGCGGGCTACATCGCAGTTGAAATCGCAGGGGTGCTTCATGCACTAGGTACAGAAACCCACCTATTCTGTCGTAAAGAATCGCCACTACGTAGCTTTGACCCACTGATCATCGAAACCTTGGTTGAAGTGATGAACACCGAAGGCCCTACGCTACATACTCACTCTGTACCAAAAGAAGTGGTGAAAGAAGCGGACGGTAGCCTGACTCTGCACCTAGAAAATGGTGAGAGCCAAAACGTTGATACCCTAATTTGGGCGATCGGCCGTCACCCAGCAACTGACGCGATCAACCTTGCCGCAACAGGTGTTGAAACTAACGACAAAGGCTACATCAAAGTCGATGAGTTCCAACAAACCAACGTTGAAGGCATCTACTGTGTGGGCGATATCATGGAAGGTGGCATCGAGCTTACCCCTGTGGCAGTAAAAGCAGGTCGTCAGCTTTCTGAGCGCCTATTCAACGGTCAAACCAACGCTAAAATGGACTACAAACTGGTTCCGACCGTGGTATTTAGCCACCCACCAATCGGCACTATTGGTCTAACCGAACCTGAAGCTATCGCTCAATACGGCGAAGAGAACGTTAAAGTGTATAAGTCTGGCTTTACTGCGATGTACACCGCTGTCACTTCAAACCGTCAGCCATGTAAGATGAAGCTGGTATGTGCTGGCCCTGAAGAGACCGTAGTCGGCCTACACGGTATTGGCTTTACAGTGGATGAAATGATCCAAGGCTTTGGTGTAGCAATGAAGATGGGTGCAACCAAAGCAGACTTCGATAGCGTAGTCGCAATTCACCCAACGGGTTCTGAAGAATTCGTGACGATGCGATAA
- a CDS encoding phosphatase PAP2 family protein, giving the protein MNKFLKPVILTSALISSMSYANDSLTTYGDIAQIGIPLTAGAISLYKGDNEGFIQLAEGALYTAIATHALKFTVNAERPNGGDHSFPSGHTSAATQGAAYLQFRYGAAYGIPAYAAAALVGYSRVEGEYHHWRDVIAGMALATGIQYMVTEQGYSITVSPYFDKKESGLTAQLRF; this is encoded by the coding sequence ATGAATAAGTTTTTAAAACCAGTCATTTTGACGTCTGCACTTATTAGTTCCATGAGTTACGCCAACGATAGCCTCACCACCTATGGCGATATCGCTCAGATTGGTATTCCTTTGACCGCAGGGGCTATCTCTTTATACAAAGGGGACAATGAAGGCTTTATTCAATTGGCAGAAGGTGCGCTTTACACTGCCATTGCCACCCATGCACTCAAGTTTACCGTCAATGCGGAAAGACCAAATGGTGGTGACCACTCCTTCCCATCAGGCCATACTTCGGCGGCGACTCAAGGTGCGGCTTATCTGCAATTTCGCTATGGTGCTGCCTACGGTATCCCTGCCTATGCGGCAGCGGCGTTAGTGGGTTATTCACGTGTGGAAGGGGAATATCACCACTGGCGAGATGTCATTGCAGGCATGGCGCTCGCAACAGGTATTCAATACATGGTGACCGAGCAAGGCTACTCAATCACGGTTTCACCCTACTTTGATAAAAAAGAGAGCGGCTTAACCGCTCAACTTCGTTTTTAA
- a CDS encoding SPOR domain-containing protein has product MDGKMTVRAAVLALTLTMMLPVTTVMAEDYICDATQASSKELPMLSADCPIGDGLWGNKKPTNPENMFWVQCGILDKPMPLTEAKGLYREITSDVWMKKEARGYRCLIGPYENYRAAKKDWRMIITLAKYNDAFIREVKVAAAPSAQPAAQAPKPAAPAKAKPAPAMSATVPAAKAQQPKPAAKPQPKPEPAPVATTGLNSAPKVTSTGNIEVRRKAQLNQHTYVVPYVNDGSDTFYMEHDKPWNRMSYSSALGVCKKLGMRLANHDEWQAILQTEELSKNKWPVHLPYWGMEQKGFFTSGKVTQLKGSSLLNVLCIQP; this is encoded by the coding sequence ATGGACGGAAAAATGACGGTACGTGCTGCTGTATTGGCGCTTACATTGACAATGATGTTGCCAGTGACGACCGTAATGGCTGAAGACTATATTTGTGATGCGACTCAGGCATCGAGTAAAGAACTGCCCATGCTTAGCGCAGATTGCCCAATTGGTGATGGCTTATGGGGCAATAAGAAGCCAACCAACCCTGAAAACATGTTTTGGGTCCAGTGTGGAATATTGGACAAGCCGATGCCACTGACTGAGGCCAAAGGCTTGTATCGAGAAATCACTTCTGACGTTTGGATGAAAAAAGAGGCAAGAGGTTACCGCTGCCTGATCGGTCCATACGAGAATTACCGAGCAGCCAAGAAAGATTGGCGCATGATAATCACTTTGGCTAAATACAATGATGCCTTTATCCGTGAAGTAAAGGTTGCAGCAGCGCCAAGTGCACAACCTGCTGCGCAAGCACCAAAACCAGCGGCGCCAGCTAAAGCCAAACCTGCCCCTGCGATGAGTGCCACGGTGCCTGCGGCTAAAGCTCAGCAGCCAAAGCCTGCGGCAAAACCACAACCTAAGCCAGAACCCGCACCTGTCGCTACCACAGGGCTCAATAGCGCACCTAAAGTTACCTCAACGGGCAATATAGAGGTTCGACGCAAAGCTCAGTTAAACCAACACACTTATGTGGTGCCTTACGTTAATGATGGCAGTGATACCTTCTATATGGAACATGACAAGCCGTGGAACCGTATGAGTTACAGCAGTGCGCTTGGCGTGTGTAAGAAGTTAGGTATGCGCCTTGCCAATCACGATGAGTGGCAAGCGATATTGCAAACCGAAGAACTGTCCAAAAATAAATGGCCGGTGCATCTGCCGTATTGGGGCATGGAGCAGAAGGGCTTCTTTACCAGCGGTAAAGTGACCCAACTGAAAGGCTCGTCTTTACTGAATGTTTTGTGCATCCAGCCTTAA
- a CDS encoding ABC transporter permease, whose product MNTTTATAPSRWERFKQSDFLYYFKKDKVAMFSFSVFMMFLVMSLAAPLIAPSDPYDLASIDIMDSELPPSWMEDGDERFLLGTDEQGRDIFSTILYGSRLSLTIGFLAVGLQLFLGIIIGLSAGYFGGRVDSFLMRFADVQLSFSTMMVAIIVSAIFKASFGSDFYAQYAVVMLVVIIGVAEWPQYARTVRASVLAEKKKEYVEAARVMGFKAPRIMFRHILPNCLSPILVISTVQVANAIMSEAALSFLGLGLPVDQPSLGALISIGFNYIFSGAWWITAFPGFVLVALVLVINLLGDWLRDVFNPKIYKG is encoded by the coding sequence ATGAACACAACAACCGCAACCGCTCCTTCTCGTTGGGAGCGATTTAAACAGTCGGACTTTCTCTACTATTTCAAAAAAGACAAAGTGGCGATGTTCTCTTTTTCGGTGTTTATGATGTTCTTGGTGATGTCGCTGGCGGCGCCACTGATTGCACCATCTGACCCGTATGACTTGGCTTCCATCGATATCATGGACTCAGAGTTGCCTCCTTCTTGGATGGAAGATGGTGACGAGAGATTCTTGCTTGGCACCGATGAACAGGGCCGTGATATTTTCTCGACCATTCTTTATGGCTCTCGCTTATCACTGACCATCGGCTTCTTGGCAGTGGGTTTGCAGCTGTTTTTAGGCATCATCATTGGTCTGTCAGCAGGTTACTTCGGTGGTCGAGTGGACAGTTTCTTGATGCGTTTTGCCGATGTGCAATTGTCGTTCTCGACCATGATGGTAGCAATCATCGTCTCGGCTATCTTTAAAGCCAGCTTTGGCAGTGATTTCTATGCCCAGTATGCGGTGGTAATGCTGGTGGTGATTATCGGTGTGGCTGAGTGGCCTCAATACGCTCGTACCGTGCGTGCCTCGGTACTGGCTGAGAAGAAAAAAGAGTACGTTGAAGCAGCTCGTGTGATGGGCTTTAAAGCACCTCGTATCATGTTCCGCCACATCTTGCCTAACTGTCTGTCACCGATCTTGGTTATCTCGACAGTGCAGGTAGCTAACGCCATCATGTCTGAGGCAGCGCTGTCGTTCCTTGGTCTTGGTTTGCCTGTCGATCAGCCTTCGCTTGGTGCACTGATCAGTATTGGTTTTAACTACATCTTCTCTGGCGCTTGGTGGATTACTGCTTTCCCAGGTTTCGTGTTGGTGGCGCTGGTGTTGGTGATTAACCTGCTCGGTGACTGGCTACGTGACGTATTCAACCCTAAGATTTACAAAGGGTGA
- a CDS encoding ABC transporter permease, with protein sequence MFTFLVKRLFQALIVMFVISLVAFAIQDNLGDPLRELVGQSVSEAERQALRDELGLNDPFITKYSRFVGAAVQGDLGTSYFFKKPAVEVILSKLVATLELVFGASIIIIVCSIPLGVYSAIHPKSVFTKIVMAGSSIGISIPVFLTAIMLMYVFSIELGWLPSYGRGETANVLGWDSGFFTLDGLAHLVLPCISLASIMLPLFIRLVRSEMLEVLSSEYIKFGKAKGLATNKIHYQHALKNTMLPVLTVGGVQIGTMVAYTILTETVFQWPGTGFLFLEAINRVDTPLITAYVIFVGLIFVVTNTIVDLLYGLINPTVNLTGKGA encoded by the coding sequence ATGTTTACGTTTCTGGTCAAGCGCCTGTTTCAGGCACTGATAGTGATGTTTGTGATCAGTTTGGTGGCGTTTGCTATTCAGGACAACCTAGGGGATCCGCTGCGTGAGTTAGTGGGCCAGTCGGTTTCTGAGGCAGAGCGTCAGGCATTGCGCGACGAGCTTGGTCTTAACGACCCATTCATCACCAAATACTCTCGTTTTGTCGGCGCTGCCGTACAGGGCGATTTAGGTACATCTTACTTCTTCAAAAAGCCGGCCGTTGAGGTGATCCTCAGCAAGCTGGTCGCCACGCTTGAATTAGTGTTTGGCGCATCAATTATTATCATTGTCTGCTCAATCCCGCTTGGGGTTTATTCGGCGATTCATCCAAAGAGTGTCTTCACCAAAATCGTGATGGCAGGCAGTAGTATTGGTATCTCCATTCCTGTTTTCTTAACCGCCATCATGTTGATGTACGTTTTCTCCATCGAGCTTGGATGGTTGCCTTCCTATGGGCGAGGGGAGACCGCTAACGTTCTGGGATGGGATTCTGGCTTCTTTACCCTTGATGGCCTAGCGCACTTGGTACTGCCATGTATTTCTCTGGCTTCTATTATGCTGCCTCTGTTTATCCGCTTAGTACGCTCTGAAATGCTTGAAGTGCTGAGCTCAGAATACATCAAGTTCGGTAAAGCAAAGGGCCTTGCGACCAATAAAATTCACTACCAGCACGCACTGAAAAATACCATGCTTCCAGTGTTGACGGTTGGTGGTGTTCAAATCGGTACCATGGTGGCTTACACCATTTTGACTGAGACCGTATTCCAATGGCCAGGTACTGGCTTTTTGTTCCTTGAGGCGATCAACCGAGTCGACACGCCACTTATCACCGCTTACGTGATTTTTGTTGGCCTGATTTTCGTGGTGACCAACACCATCGTCGACCTACTGTATGGATTGATCAACCCAACCGTGAACCTAACGGGTAAAGGAGCTTAA